The Accipiter gentilis chromosome 7, bAccGen1.1, whole genome shotgun sequence genome includes a region encoding these proteins:
- the LOC126040895 gene encoding C-C motif chemokine 13-like — protein MLAARTVLLLVLLLTFSLHCAAAYNAPTECCFKHAQKLIRHIESFYETPSDCPLPAVVIVAASGAKVCADPKKPWVKRAMKKLRRKK, from the exons ATGCTCGCTGCAAGGACAGTCCTGCTGCTCGTGCTGCtcctcaccttctccctgcaCTGTGCTGCAG CCTACAACGCGCCCACCGAATGCTGCTTCAAGCACGCGCAGAAACTCATCCGACACATAGAGAGTTTCTATGAGACACCCAGTGACTGTCCCTTGCCTGCAGTTGT GATTGTAGCTGCCAGCGGTGCCAAGGTCTGTGCTGACCCCAAGAAGCCCTGggtgaagagagccatgaaaaaGCTtcgaaggaaaaaatga